The genomic region AGACGGCGGTGGTGGGCCAGATCGCAGCCTGGCTCTGGTTCACGGTCTATTTCGCGACGTTTGCTGAAGCGATGGCGGAAGGTCGTGGCAGGGCGCGAGCCGACACGCTGCGGGCGACGCAGACCGAAACGCCAGCGAAGCTTCTCGTCTCCCTCGATGCGACGGAGACGCGGACGGTTTCGAGCCACACGCTGAAACCCGGCGATCTCGTTCTCGTCGAAGTGGGAGACATCGTCCCGGCGGACGGCGAGATCGTCGACGGCATCGCATCGGTCGACGAATCGGCGATCACCGGCGAATCCGCCCCGGTCATTCGCGAGGCGGGCGGCGACCGCTCCGCCGTCACCGGCGGCACGCGCCTCGTGTCGGACTGGCTCAAGGTCAAAGTGACGTCGAAGCCGGGCGAGACGTTTCTCGACCGCATGATCGCGCTCGTGGAGGGAGCGGAGCGGCAGAAGACCCCGAACGAGGTGGCGCTCGGGATCCTGCTTGCCGGCATGACCATCATCTTTCTGATCGTCACCGCGACGCTCGAGCCCTTCCTCCTCTATTCGGGGGCGACGGTGCCGGTGGCCTTCCTGATCGCGCTTCTCGTGACCCTGATCCCGACGACGATCGGAGGTCTTCTCTCGGCGATCGGGATTGCCGGAATGGACCGGTTGGTGAAGGCGAACGTCATTGCCAAGTCCGGTCGGGCCGTGGAGGCGGCAGGCGATGTCGACACGCTCCTTCTCGACAAGACCGGAACGATCACTTTCGGCAACCGGATGGCCGACGATTTTCTGCCGGTTTCAGGGACCGACGAACGGCAACTTGCCGAGCTGGCCCATCTCGCTTCGGCGGCAGACGAGACGCCGGAAGGAAAATCGATCGTCGACCTTGCCCGCAAGCGCCTCGGCCGGCAGATCGATCACGACGATCGCGTCGTGACGACCATTCCGTTTAGCGCGCAGACCCGTATTTCAGGGGCTGATCTGAAAGACGGACGCGAGATCCGCAAAGGGGCGAGCGACGCGATCCTCGCCTGGTGCGATAAGGCCGCGACGCCGGAACTCTCGCGCTTCATCGAACGCATCGCCCGCTCCGGCGGTACTCCTCTCGTCGTTGCGGCCGACCGCAAGCCGATCGGCGTCGTGCATCTGAAGGATGTTGTAAAACCCGGTATCCGAGAACGTTTCGCCGAGCTTCGGCGCATGGGGGTGCGCACCGTCATGGTGACGGGCGACAATCCGCTGACGGCGGCCGCGATCGCGGCCGAAGCCGGCGTCGACGACTTTCTGGCGGAAGCGACTCCGGAAAAGAAGCTCGAACTCATTCGTGCCGAGCAGGCGGGGGGCAAACTCGTCGCCATGTGCGGCGACGGCTCCAACGATGCGCCGGCGCTGGCGCAGGCCGATGTCGGCGTCGCGATGAATTCCGGGACACCCGCCGCCAAGGAGGCCGGCAATCTCATCGATCTCGACAGCGATCCGACGAAACTCATCGAGATCGTGCTGGTCGGTAAGCAGCTCCTGATCAGTCGAGGCTCGCTCACGACCTTTTCGATCGCCAATGACGTAGCGAAATATTTCGCGATCCTGCCGGCGATTTTCGTGGCCGCTTATCCCGGTCTCGCAGCGCTCAACGTCATGCGACTGGAAAGCCCGGCAAGCGCCATCCTCTCGGCGGTGATCTTCAACGCGCTCGTCATCATCGCGCTCATTCCGCTCGCCTTGAAGGGCGTGCGCTATGCGCCGGCGACGGCCGCGAGCCTCTTGCGGCGCAACCTTCTCATCTACGGCCTCGGGGGGCTCATCGTGCCCTTCATCGGCATCAAGGCCATCGACCTTCTCATCACCTCCATCGCCATCGTCTGAGCAAAGCCATGATCGACCAGCTTCGTCCCGCCATCGTTTTTTCGCTCCTCATGACCGTCCTTCTTGGCGTCTGCTATCCGCTCGCCATGACCGGTCTCGCTCAGACGTTGTTTCCGGCCGAGGCCGCCGGCAGTCTCGTCGAGCGCAACGGACAGGTCGTGGGCTCCAGTCTGGTTGCCCAGACATTCTCCGCTCCGGGCTATTTCCATCCGCGGCCGTCCGCGGGCGATGTCGATGCCGGCGCGTCCGGAGGCAGCAATCTCGGCCCCACCAGTGCGGCCCTTCTCAAGCGGGTTTCGGCCGATGCCGAAAGGCTCAGCCGCGAGGCAGGCGGTGCGCGCGTGCCCGTCGATCTCGTCACGACATCCGGCAGCGGCCTCGATCCGCACATCTCTCCAGAAGCGGCCTTCTTTCAGGCGCCGCGCGTCGCCAAGGCGCGAGATCTTCCCCTGCAGCAGATGCGCGACCTGGTCAGGCATCATGTCGAGGGGCGCAGCCTCGGACTTTTCGGGGAGGCGCGCGTGAATGTTCTTGCGCTCAACCTGGCGCT from Rhodopseudomonas julia harbors:
- the kdpB gene encoding potassium-transporting ATPase subunit KdpB, which produces MRRKPDISLFDMQVTGPAMRVALVKLDPRHLMKNPVIFVTEVAAALSTLLFLRGLVSGAGETAVVGQIAAWLWFTVYFATFAEAMAEGRGRARADTLRATQTETPAKLLVSLDATETRTVSSHTLKPGDLVLVEVGDIVPADGEIVDGIASVDESAITGESAPVIREAGGDRSAVTGGTRLVSDWLKVKVTSKPGETFLDRMIALVEGAERQKTPNEVALGILLAGMTIIFLIVTATLEPFLLYSGATVPVAFLIALLVTLIPTTIGGLLSAIGIAGMDRLVKANVIAKSGRAVEAAGDVDTLLLDKTGTITFGNRMADDFLPVSGTDERQLAELAHLASAADETPEGKSIVDLARKRLGRQIDHDDRVVTTIPFSAQTRISGADLKDGREIRKGASDAILAWCDKAATPELSRFIERIARSGGTPLVVAADRKPIGVVHLKDVVKPGIRERFAELRRMGVRTVMVTGDNPLTAAAIAAEAGVDDFLAEATPEKKLELIRAEQAGGKLVAMCGDGSNDAPALAQADVGVAMNSGTPAAKEAGNLIDLDSDPTKLIEIVLVGKQLLISRGSLTTFSIANDVAKYFAILPAIFVAAYPGLAALNVMRLESPASAILSAVIFNALVIIALIPLALKGVRYAPATAASLLRRNLLIYGLGGLIVPFIGIKAIDLLITSIAIV
- the kdpC gene encoding potassium-transporting ATPase subunit KdpC gives rise to the protein MIDQLRPAIVFSLLMTVLLGVCYPLAMTGLAQTLFPAEAAGSLVERNGQVVGSSLVAQTFSAPGYFHPRPSAGDVDAGASGGSNLGPTSAALLKRVSADAERLSREAGGARVPVDLVTTSGSGLDPHISPEAAFFQAPRVAKARDLPLQQMRDLVRHHVEGRSLGLFGEARVNVLALNLALDELRPAGNNGVPVAEGASSRTQ